A window of the Loxodonta africana isolate mLoxAfr1 chromosome 3, mLoxAfr1.hap2, whole genome shotgun sequence genome harbors these coding sequences:
- the LOC100657130 gene encoding olfactory receptor 7G2-like yields the protein MEPRNQTDVSEFLLLALTEDQELQPLLFSLFLSIYLVTVLGNLLIILAVSSDPHLHTPMYFFLSNLSFTDICLSTTTLPKMLVNLQAKNQSITYAGCLTQVCFVMIFSTLENFFLGVMAYDRYVAICHPLRYMVIMDAHFCGLLILVSLLVSIVDALLHSLMLLSLSFCTDLEMLYLFCEVFQVIKVACSETLTNNINLIFYS from the coding sequence ATGGAACCGAGAAACCAAACAGATGTTTCAGAATTCCTTCTCCTGGCACTGACAGAGGATCAGGAACTGCAACCTCTCCTTTTTAGCCTGTTTCTGTCCATATATTTGGTCACTGTCCTGGGAAACCTGCTCATCATCCTGGCCGTCAGCTCTGAcccccacctccacacccccatgtacttctttctttccaatctctcATTTACTGACATCTGTCTCAGCACCACCACGCTCCCAAAGATGCTGGTAAACCTCCAAGCAAAAAATCAGAGCATCACTTATGCAGGATGCCTCACCCAGGTCTGCTTTGTCATGATTTTTAGTACTTTGGAAAATTTTTTCCTTGgagtaatggcctatgaccgctatgtggccatttgtcacCCACTGAGGTACATGGTCATCATGGATGCCCACTTCTGTGGCCTGCTGATTCTAGTCTCCTTGCTCGTTAGCATTGTGGATGCCCTGCTCCACAGTCTGATGTTGTTGAGTCTGTCCTTCTGCACAGATCtggaaatgctttacttattttgtGAAGTTTTTCAGGTCATCAAAGTTGCCTGTTCTGAAACTCTCACCAATAACATCAATCTTATATTTTACAGCTAG